One Ancylobacter novellus DSM 506 genomic window, GCTCCCCCACGGCGCGCCGAAGGGCGGCGCCTTGTAGGGCGGCGCCTTGTAGACCGGGAGGTTCGGCGGACGCGGGCGCTGCGGCGCCGGCTTGCAGGTGGTGCGGCCCGGCGCGCGGCGCATCAGGTCGATATGGATGTGGTCGTAGTGATAGACGTTGGAGCCCGGCGCCAGCACCACGGAGAAGCGCTCGCAGGCTTCCGCCTGCACGGTGCGCAGGAAGCCCGCCTCGTCGGGCGCGCCCTTCCAGCCCTTCCGCACCGAGATCTCGCGCCCGTCGGCCAGCACGAAGCCGCCGACGTCGAGCCCGTTGCCGAAGGCGTGCTCCGAGGTCTTGCCGGTGCGCGCGCCGTTCATGCGCCGGCAGGAATAGGAGGACATCTGCTTCACCTTCACCACCGGCTGGCCGAACCAGGCCATGGCGGCGGGCTGCACGTCCTGGGTGATCCAGCGGTCGACGGCCGAGGTCATCGGGCAGGCGAGCGTCGCGCGCGGCGAGACCTCGACCGAGCCTTCGGCGAAAGCGGTGATGCGGTAGGCGTGGTCCATGCCGCAGGCGCCGGCGCCGTTGATGGCGCGGTCCTCGACGATGAAGGCGGAAGGCCTGACTCGGCCCTCCGCCCGGCACCGTTCCTCAGCTTCCGTGCGCCAGGGTTCGCGCTGTTCGAACAGCCCGAATTTGCAGCCGGAAAGCCCCAGAAGGACGAGCGGGGCTACGAGAAACCAGGAAACGCCGCGCGCCATGCCGGGACGCTACGCGGAGTTGGTTGACAGCGAGTTAAGCGGATACCGGCAAAAAGCAAAACGGCCGGAGCAGAGCCCCGGCCGTTTATTTCGGATTTCGAAGCAATGCGCCTGTTAATGGGCGAGGTTCTTGACGATATCCTCGACCATTTTCTTTGCGTCGGCGAAGAGCATCATGGTGTTATCGCGGAAGAACAGCTCGTTCTCGACGCCGGCATAGCCGGCGGCCATGCCGCGCTTGATGAACAGCACGGTCTTGGCCTTCTCGACGTCGAGGATCGGCATGCCGAAGATCGGCGACTGCGGGTCGGTCTTGGCCGCCGGGTTGGTCACGTCGTTGGCGCCGATGACGAAGGCGACGTCCGCCTGCGCGAACTCGCTATTGATGTCCTCGAGCTCGAACACCTCGTCATAGGGCACGTTGGCCTCGGCCAGCAGCACGTTCATGTGGCCGGGCATGCGGCCGGCGACGGGATGGATGGCGTACTTCACCTCGACGCCCTCCTCCTTCAGCTTGTCGGCCATCTCTCTGAGGGCATGCTGGGCCTGCGCCACCGCCATGCCGTAGCCGGGCACGATGATCACCTTCGACGCGTTCTTCATGATGAAGGCGGCGTCCTCGGCCGAGCCCTGCTTCACCGGACGGGTCTCCACCGCCCCGCCGGCCGCGGCAGAGGTGTCGCCGCCGAAGCCGCCGAGGATGACGGAGATGAAGCTCCGGTTCATGCCCTTGCACATGATGTAGGACAGGATCGCGCCCGACGAGCCGACCAGCGCGCCGGTGATGATCAGCGCGGTGTTGCCCAGCGTGAAGCCGATGCCCGCCGCCGCCCAGCCGGAGTAGGAGTTCAGCATCGAGACGACCACCGGCATGTCGGCGCCGCCGATCGGGATGATGATGAGGCCGCCCAGCACGAGGCTGACGATCACGATCGCCCAGAACACGGTATGGCTCTCGGTGGCGACGAGAACGCCGATCAGCACGACGAGCAGCAGAGCGAGGCCGGCATTGATGACGTGCCGGCCCGGCAGCATGATCGGCTTGCCGCTCATATTGCCGTTCAGCTTGGCGAAGGCGATGACGGAACCTGTAAAGGTGATGGCGCCGATGGCGACGCCGAGGCTCATCTCGATCAGCGCCTGGCCGTGGATGGCGCCGACCTCGCCGATGCCGAAGGCTTCCGGCGCATAGAGCGCGGCCGCCGCCACCATCACTGCGGCAAGGCCGACCAGCGAGTGGAAGGCCGCTACCAGCTGCGGCATCTGCGTCATGGCGATCTTGCGGGCGATGACCGCGCCGGCGCCGCCGCCGATGGCGAGGCCGCCGATCACCAGCCCCCAGCCCAGCGCGCCCGAGGGCGGGCTCGCGGCGAGCGTGGTCAGGATGGCGATGGCCATGCCGACCATGCCGAACAGATTGCCCCGGCGCGAGGTGACGGGGCTGGAGAGCCCGCGCAGCGCCAGGATGAACAGGACGCCCGAGACGAGGTAGAGCAGTGCGACGAGATTGGCGTTCATGGGCCCCGTCTCACTTCTTCTTCGAGTACATGGCCAGCATCCGGCTGGTCACCAGGAAGCCGCCGAAGATGTTCACGCTGGCGAGGATCAGGCCGATGAAGCCGAAGCCCTTGGCCCATTCCGTGCCTTCCGCGCTCATCGCGTCGACGCCGACCGCCAGCAGCGCGCCGACCACGATCACCGAGGAGATGGCGTTGGTGACGCTCATCAGCGGCGTGTGCAGCGCCGGCGTCACCGACCACACCACGTAATAGCCGACGAACACCGCAAGCACGAAGATGGCGAGGCGGAACACGAAGGGGTCGATCGCCCCGCCTGAGACCGCATGCGCCACCTGCCCGGCGACTTCCGCATAATGCTGCGCGGCGGCGTCGGCATAGGCCTGCGCCGCCTCGGCGGCCTGGCGCGCCACTTCGGCCGCCACCCGCGCCCCCTCAACCGCGTTCTGGGCGACCGGATCGCCCGCTGCCGGATTGGCCATTTCCCTAAATCCCCTGGAAGTCTGTTGTCCGAGCCCTGCCGCGCCCTCCCCGGCGCGACCGGCCCGCCCTGTCGATCATGACGAAGCAGCGCTCACGCCGCCGAGGCGGCGTCGCCGGCCCCTTGCGGCTTGAAGCCGGGATGCACCACCGCCCCGTCGCGGGTCAGCAGCGTCGCCTTCACCAGCTCGTCCTCCCACTTCACGGCAAGGCTCTTCGTCCCCTTGTCGATCAGCGTCTCCACGAAGGCGTAGAGGTTCTTGGCGTAGAGCTGCGAGGCCGTCGCTGCGAGGCGTCCCGGCACGTTGAGGTGCCCGACGATCTTCACCCCGTTGGCGGTGGTGACCACCTCGCCCGGCACGGCGCCCTCGACATTGCCGCCGCGCTCGACCGCGAGGTCGATGACCACCGAGCCCGGCTTCATCGACGCCACCATCTCGCCCGAGACGAGCTTGGGCGCCGGACGGCCGGGGATCAGCGCCGTGGTGATGACGACATCCTGCTTGGCGATGTGCGAGGCGACCAAGGCCGCCTGCTTGGCCTGGTACTCCGCCGACATCTGCTTGGCGTAGCCGCCCGCCGTCTCCGCCTGCTTGAACTCCTCGTCCTCCACGGCGATGAACTTGCCGCCGAGGGACTCCACCTGCTCCTTCGCCGCCGGCCGCACGTCGGTCGCCGAGACCACCGCGCCGAGGCGCCGCGCCGTCGCCACCGCCTGCAGCCCCGCCACGCCGGCGCCCATGACGAAGACCCGCGCCGCCGGCACCGTGCCCGCCGCCGTCATCATCATCGGGAAGGCCCGGCCGAACTCGCCGGCCGCATCCACCACCGCCCGATAGCCCGCAAGGTTCGCCTGGCTGGACAAGACGTCCATCACCTGCGCCCGCGTGATGCGCGGCATCAGCTCCATCGCGAAGGCCGACACGCCCGCCTTGGCCAGCGCCTCCAGATCCTTCTCATGCCCGTACGGGTCCATGATCGCGATCGCCAGCGCCCCGCGGTTCGCCCCCTTCAGGGCCGAAGCCTCCGGACGACGAACGGAAAGCACCACATCCGCGCCAGCCACCGCCGCCGCGTTGTCCGCAACGACCTGCGCACCCGCCGCTTCGTAATCCCCGTCGCCAACACCCGACGCCAAACCCGCGCCCGACGCAACGACGACCTCCGCACCCAGACCAACATAGCGCTTCACCGTGTCGGGGGTGCCCCCGACACGCGGTTCGACGGATAGGTCTTCCTTCAAAATCGACAGTCGCATCGCCTTCCTCCCAAGAAGGTAGTCTCTTGAATTATTAGCCAACTATTATTCCAGCACGACGAGCAGGTCCTTGGCGTCGATGGCGTTGCCCGGCGACACCAATATCTCCTGCACCGTGCCGGCGCGCGGCGAATGGATCGCCGTCTCCATCTTCATCGCCTCGATTGTGAGCAGCACATCGCCGATCTTGATCTCCTGCCCGCTGACGACGCCGAGCGAGGAGATGGTGCCGGGCATGGGCGCGGCGACATGGAAATCGTTGCCCTCCTCCGCCTTGCGCCGTCCCGCGACCTTCGGCACCGCCGCGCGGTCGACCGCCAGCACCATGCGCGGCTGGCCGTTGAGCTCGAAGAAGACCTCGACCAGCCCGTCGTCGCGCGTCTCGCCGACGGCGGTGAGGCGCACCAGCAGCGTCTTGCCGCGCTCGATCTCGATCGTCGTCTCGTCCCCGGACTTCATGCCGTAGAAGAAGACCGGGGTCGACAGCGCCGAGACCGGGCCGAACTTCGCCACCACGGGGGCGAAGTCGGAGAACACCTTCGGGTACATGAGGTAGGAGGCGAGCTCGCGGTCATCCGCCGTTCGGCCGAGGAGCTTCGACACCTCTGCGCGCTCGGCCTCGAGGTCGGCGTCCTCGATCAGCGAACCATAGCGCACGGTGATCGGCGGCTCGCCCTTCAGCGCCTTCTTCTGCAAGGCTTCCGGCCACCCGCCGAGCGGCTGGCCGTATTCGCCATGCAGCATCGCCACGGCGGAGGCCGGGAAGGCGACGTCGCGCCTGGGGTCGAGCACGTCGGCGGCGGACAAGCCCTGGCTCACCATCATCAGAGCGAGGTCGCCCACCACCTTGGAGGAAGGCGTGACCTTGATGATGTCGCCAAAGAGATCGTTGGCATCGCGATAGGCCTTCGCCACCTCGTGCCAGCGGCTCTCCAGCCCCATGGAGCGGGCCTGCTCCTTGAGGTTGGTGAACTGGCCGCCGGGCATCTCATGCAGATAGACCTCGGAGGCCGGTCCCTTGAGGTCGCTCTCGAAGGCCGCGTACTGGGCCCGCACGCCTTCCCAGTAGAAGCTGATGCGCCGGATGGCTTCCGGGTCGAGCCCGGTGTCGCGCTCGGAGCCGCGCAGCGCCTCGACGATGGAACCCAGACATGGCTGCGAGGTCATGCCGCTCATCGCGTCCATGGCGAGATCGACGGCGTCGACGCCCGCCTCCACCGCCGCCAGCACCGAGGCGCCGGAAACGCCGGAGGTGTCGTGGGTGTGAAAGTGGATCGGCAGGCCGATCTCCTCCTTCAGCGCCTTGAACAGCACCCTGGCGGCGGCGGGCTTGACCAGCCCGCCCATGTCCTTGAGGCCGAGGACGTGGATGCCAGTCTTCTCCAGCTCCTTGGCCATGGAGACGTAGTATTTCAGGTCGTATTTGGAGCGGGCGGGGTCGTTGAGGTCGCCGGCATAGCAGATGGCGCCCTCGACCAGCTTGCCGGTCTTCAGCGCCTCGTCGATCGAGACGCGCATGTTCTCGATCCAGTTGAGGCAGTCGAAGACGCGGAAGATGTCCATGCCCGCTTCCGCCGCCTGGCGGATGAAGAAGCGCACGACATTGTCGGGATAATTGGCGTAGCCGACGCCGTTGGCCCCGCGCACCAGCGTCTGGGTGAGGATGTTCGGCACCGCCTCGCGGATCTTCGCCAGCAGCTCCCACGGGTCCTCGGAGAGGAAGCGCATGGAGACGTCGAAGGCGGCGCCGCCCCAGCATTCGAGCGAGAGCAGCCCCGGCAGGCCGCGCGCATAGGAATCGGCGATGCGGGCGATGTCGTAGCCGCGCATGCGGGTGGCGAGCAGCGACTGGTGCGCGTCGCGCATGGTGGTGTCGGTGACGAGGACACGCTTCTGCGCCAGCATCCAGTCGGCGAAGGCCTTGGGGCCGAGCTGGTCGAGAAGCTGGCGCGTGCCCGGCGCCGGCTCGGCGAGGAAGGCCGGCGGCTCGGGGATGCGGGCGGTGGCGGAAGGCTTGGCCCTTCCCTTCACTTCCGGGTGGCCGTTCACCGTCACGTCGGCGATCCAGGCGAGCAGCTTGGTGGCACGGTCGCGCCGCCCGCCGAAATCGAACAGCTCCGGCGTCGTGTCGATGAAGCGGGTGGTGTAACGGCAGGCGGTGAAGTCGGGATGGGTCAGCACGTTCTCGAGGAACGGCAGGTTGGTGGCGACGCCGCGGATACGGTACTCGCGCAGCGCCCGGTACATGCGGGCGATGACCTCTTCCGACGAAGGCGCCCAGGCGGTGACCTTCTCCAGCATCGGGTCGTAGAAGCGTGTCACCACCGCGCCGGAATAGGCGGTGCCGCCATCGACGCGGATGCCGAAGCCCATGGCGCCGCGATAGGCGGTGATGCGGCCATAGTCCGGGATGAAATTGTTCTCCGGATCCTCGGTGGTGATCCGGCACTGCATGGCGTGGCCGTTGAGACGGATCTCCTCCTGCGGCGGGATTCCGGTCTCGGCGACCGAGCCGATATGGCCGCCTTCGAGGATCTTGATCTGCGCCTTGATCAGGTCGAGGCCGGTGACGACCTCGGTCACCGTGTGTTCGACCTGGATGCGCGGATTGACCTCGATGAAATAGAAGGCGCCGGTGTCGGCATCCATCAGGAACTCGACCGTGCCGGCGCCGATGTAGTCGGTGGCCCGGCCGATGGCGAGCGCCGCGTCGGTCAGGCCCTTGCGGGTCGCCTCGTCGACATAGGGCGCGGGCGCGCGCTCGATGACCTTCTGGTTGCGGCGCTGGATCGAGCAGTCGCGCTCATAGACATGGACGAGGTTGCCATGGGTGTCGCCGAGGATCTGCACCTCGACGTGGCGGGCGCGGCGCACGAGCTTCTCTAGGTACACCTCGTCCTTGCCGAAGGCGGCCTTGGCCTCGCGCTTCGCGGTAGTGACGGCGTCGAGCAGCTTGTCCTCGCTCTCGATCGGGCGCATGCCGCGCCCGCCACCGCCCCAGCTCGCCTTGAGCATGACGGGGTAGCCGACCTTGCGGGCGGCCTCGAGGATGAAGGCGGGGTCGTCGGGCAGCGGGTCGGTCGCCGGCATCACCGGCACGCCGACCGAGATGGCGAGATTTCGTGCCGCGACCTTGTTGCCGAGCGTGCGCATGGTCGCCGGCTTCGGGCCGATGAAGACGATGCCGGCCTCTTCGCACGCCTCGGCGAATTCCGGGCTCTCCGACAGGAAGCCGTAGCCGGGATGGATGGCGTCGACCTTCGCCTCTTTGGCGACGCGGATCACCTCGTCGATGGACAGATACGCGTCGATCGGGCCGAGCGGCTTCGGCAGCCACGGGCCGCGGCCGACGAGATAGGCCTCGTCCGCCTTGAAGCGGTGGAGGGAGAGCTTGTCCTCCTCCGCATGGATGGCGACGGTGGAGATGCCGAGCTCGGTCGCCGCGCGGAAGACGCGGATCGCGATCTCGGATCGGTTGGCGACGAGGAGCTTCCTGATCGTGCGGGTCATGAGCGGTGCCAGGCCTGTGGTTGCGGTCGACGGGATCGGGACTCGGGAACCTGCATCCTGGCTGCGACAATCAGCGCTTCTGCCGCCGCCGGGCCCCGTGGCCGATGCATCAGCCATGCCGGGATACCGTGGCGCGGAGAGACGCCGCACATCATTATTGGTATACAGAATTCCACATGCCAGCAAGCAAAATCACCGGCGCGTGATCGCAGACCCGGTGCTTAGCCGGCGCGACGGACGGCGCCGTTCCACGCGATTGTGAGGCCTGCGTCGCGGTATCGACACGTTGCAGTGCAAGATATCGCGGGCGAGACAGACCAGCCGAATTGGTACATAGAGAACGCGCCGGCAACGTGAGCCCGTATCAGTGCGGGGTCGCGGGAGACGCGCCGGATTACGGAGGAAACTATGGCTAGCAGGCGGGAACGCGCAACGAAGATCGTGGCGACCCTAGGCCCGGCCTCATCGAGCCCGGAGAAGATCCGGGCGCTTTACGAAGCAGGCGTGGATGTGTTCCGGCTGAATTTCAGCCACGGCACGCAGGAGAACCACGGCCATGTTCTCGGCGCCGTGCGCGCGCTGGAGAAGGATGTCGGCCGGCCCATCGGCGTGCTCGCCGATTTGCAGGGCCCGAAGCTGCGCCTCGGCAAGTTCGTCGACGGCCACATCACCCTGACCGCGGGCACCACCATCCGCTTCGACACCGACCCGACGCCGGGCGACGAGAAGCGCGTGCCGATCCCGCACCCGGAAATCCTCGAAGCCCTGCATGAGGGCTCGACCGTGCTGCTCGACGACGGCAAGGTGCGCGTGCGCGTGGTCCGCAAGGGCGCGGGCTTCATCGAGGCCGAGGTGGTCGCCGGCAACCGGCTGTCGAACAACAAGGGCTTCAACGTCCCCGACGTGCTGCTGCCGGTCTCGGCGCTCACCGACAAGGACCGCTCCGACCTGTTCTTCGCCCTCGACCTCGGCGTCGAGTGGATCGCGCTCTCCTTCGTGCAGCGTCCCGAGGACGTGATCGAGGCCAAGGAGCTGATCCAGGGCCGCGCCCAGATCAACCTGAAGCTGGAGAAGCCTCAGGCGGTCGAGCACCTCACCCGCATCACCGAGCTTTCCGACAGCATGATGGTGGCGCGCGGCGACCTCGGCGTCGAGCTGTCGCTGCCGGAGATCCCGGCGCTGCAGAAGCGCGTCATCCGCGAATCCCGCCGCCTCGGCAAGCCGGTGATCGTGGCGACGCAGATGCTCGAATCCATGATCAGCGCCCCGGTGCCGACCCGCGCCGAGGTCTCCGACGTCGCCACCGCCGTCTATGACGGCGCCGACGCGGTGATGCTCTCCGCCGAGAGCGCGGCCGGCCAGTACCCGGTCGAGGCCGTGGCGATGATGGACCAGATCATCAAGCAGGTGGAGCGCGACCCCGGCTACCGGGCGATCATCGACTCGCAGCAGCCCGAGCAGCGCCACACCGTCGCTGACGCCATGACCCAGGCCGCCTATCAGGCGGCGCTGTCGGTCGATGCCGCCGCCATCGTCACCTATACGCTGTCCGGCACCACGACGCTGCACGCGGCGCGCGAGCGCCCGCGCATCCCGATCGTCGGCATCGCCAGCCAGCTCTCCACCGCCCGCCGCCTGGTGATGTCCTATGGCGTGCATGTCGTGCACGCGCCGGAGGAGATCCACACCTTCGGCGAGATGGCGACCAAGGCGACGCAGGTGACCATCGAGCACGGCTTCGCCAAGGAAGGCGACCGCATCGCCATCACCGCCGGCGTGCCCTTCGCGACTCCCGGCACGACCAACGTGTTGCGCCTCGTCACCATCGACAAGGCGATGATGAACCGCCGCCCGAGCGGCGAGAAGAAGACCGAGCCGACCACGCCCCGCGCCGCGGCGAAGACCGCCGGCGGCGAGGCGGTCATCCGCTCCGAGCCGGTCGACGGCAAGGCCGACTGAGGCCGGCCGAAAGGCCCGAGAAAACGGAAAGGCCCCCGATTTCGGGGGCCTTTTTCGTATGCGGGGGGCTCAGAAAACTCAGGCGACCCCTCATCCCCGGGCTTGACCCGGGGACCCAGTCTTTCCGCCTGCACTCGCCTTGGATGGCCGGGCCAAGCGCGGCCATGACGGCTTCTCCCGTTCGGTCGTCATCCCGGACGGCCGCAGGCCGATCCGAGATCGCCGGCGAATTGGAGAGCGATCCCGGCTCTGCGCTTCGCTTCGGCCGGGATGACGGGAAGCGTGAGACGGCCCGCCGCCCCCTCAGGGCAGCATCACCACCGGCGTGCCGATGCCGACGCGGCCATAGAGGTCGATGATGTCGTCATTGTACATGCGCACGCAGCCATAGGAGGCGAAGGTGCCGATCGACCGGGGCTGGTTGGTGCCGTGGATGGCGTATTGCCCGCCGCCGGAGAGCGTCATGGCGCGCGCGCCCATCGGGTTGGCCCGCGTGCCGCCGGGAATGACGTCCGGCAGCTTGGGATTGTCGCGCTTGATCTCGGCCGGCGGCGACCAGGCCGGCTCGACATATTTGCCGCTGATGCGCACCTGGCCCTGCCACTGCTTGCCGCGGCGGCCGACCGCCACCGGATAGCGGATGGCCTTCCCCGGGCCGGTGACGAGATAGAGCCGGCGCTCCCGGGCGCTGACCACGATGGTGCCGGGGCGCACGCCCGGCTTGTCGAAGGCTACGGCCTCGCGTGCCGAAGCGGAGGCGAGCGGAAACAGCTGAGTCGCGAGCGCGATCAGGCAGAAGGATATCCAACGCAACATTGCCCAGTCCCAGCGAAGAACTATGGCTGTTGATACCAGATAATGTCGGGCCTTACCGCCCTCGATACCACCGGGAGGCACCTGAGCGCCTCTGCCCGCGCCATTTTTGCAACAGTGGGCGAAAAGTTCGGTTGTGAGTTCGCCGACGCCCTACAGTCAATTGCACGGGCCGGCGAGAAAGGTTAGTCATTAAGGCGACAAGACCTCTGCGCCACCGGCTCAGCTCTTCGTTTTGTTTACTAACGGAAGGTAATTGCGCATGATCAAGACCCTGCTCGTGGCTTCTGCGTCCCTCTTCATGCTGGGCGCCGCCGTCGCCGCTGACCTCCCGCAGCCGCAGCCGGTGCCGGCTGAGGCCGCTCCGATCGGCAAGGCCCCGATTGGCAAGACCCCGGTGGGCAAGGCTCCCGAGCCGATCGTCACCAAGGGCTGATGCGGCGTCTGGCACGCACCTCTTCGTGACGTGCTTGACATGACCGCCGCGGGCTCGTTCCTTCGCGCGATCTGATCGAGAGAAGCGACGGGGTGTCGTGATGAAGATGTCTACAAAAACGGCAAAGCGCCACTGCCTCACAGTGGCGCTTTGCATGTCCGCCGCCCTCGCGGTGAGCACGCTGCCGGCGGCTGCCGTCACCGGCGGTAGTGCGGATTCGGCTACGGTGGCAACGACGCCCCAGGCGGCACCCGCCCAGGCGACCAACACCACCAAGCCCAAGCCGCGCCAGAAGGTCAGCGCGCTGCCCGGCGGCACCTCGACCGCCAGCGGCGGATCGAGCGCGACGTCTGCCAACAGCGTCGCGGCGAACGCATCGTCCGCGGCGACCGGCAATGCGACGCCGGGCTCGTCCGAGGCGATCGCCTCGCCGACCCCGCCGCCTGGCCCCTATTATGTCGACTTCCGCGCCCGCACGGCGGCTTCCTACGGCCATGCCTTCATCTGGTACGGCAAGTCGAGCGAGCGTGCGGTGGAAGTGGCCGGCCTGCATCCGGCGACCGACAGCCCGGTGCCCTATGTGCTGGGCCACCTGATGTGGGTCCAGTCGGAGACCGGCGCCAGCTATGGCGACCTCGACGAGCAGTATCTGACGGCGAACTATCGCGTCTATCTGAGCGAAGAGGACGCGCCGAAGGTCATCGCCTATATCCAGAAGCTGCAGAAGAACTCGCCGCTCTGGAACGCGACGACCACCAATTGCACCTGGTTCATCGGCCAGATCGCTTCCTTTATGGGTCTCAAGACGCCCTGGCACCTGCTGGTGCCGGAGGAATATGTCAACGAGCTCAAGAAGATGAATGGCGGGCGCAACATGGCGCGCCTCTCCCCGGACCAGTAGGACCGGCGGACCAGAAATGGCGGCATGCGGCGGGGTCTTCCCCGCCGTTTTCGTTTCGGGCGGGTCGCTTCGCGGCAGGTGGCCGGAGCGACGCCCGAGAGCCTGGCCTGCAATTTGAGCTTCCCTCTTCCCCGGGCTTCGCCCGGGGATCCAGCCAGCAGGTTGGCGCCGGGTGGAAAGCCTGGGCGGGCGGGTCATGCCCAGCCATGGGGAGGAGGGGTATCGCCCTCCCAAACGGCGTCATCGGTCGAGCGCTGAGGCGCGTGATGTCCATTACGGTCGATGTCGGCCGTAACGACATCGCCGCCCGGCCTCCCTGTCGTCCGGCCGATTCCTGCGGTAAGAAAATAGCGGCTGACGCGAGCGCCCGCCGGGGCGTCGTCGTATCGAGCTGCGGCAGGCGCGTGCGTGGCCTTCGCCGATTCCCTCATGACCAGCGCGGCCGCCACGCCGCTTCCAAGGCCGTCCATGCCCGACCTCGCCGGCCACAGCCCGTCCGCCACCTCCCGCGTCACCTGTCTTGATGGGCTGCGCGGCGTCGCCGCCTGCACGGTGGTGGCCTTCCACTTCTTCTACGCCTTCGCGCCCGCGTCCTTCATCGACCGCCAGCGCGTCGGGATCGGCCTATTCGACACGCCGCTCGCCGTGCTGTGGAACGGCTATTTCGCCGTGGCGGTGTTCTTCGCGTTGTCGGGCTTCGTGCTCGCCGCCTCGGCGCCGAAGAGCACGCGCGAGGCGCCGCTGATGATCGGCCTGCGCTATTTCCGCCTCGGCGTGCCGGCGCTGGTCTCCTCCATCCTCGCCTGGGCCTGGCTCACCAGCTTCCCCGAGGCCGCGCGCGACGTGCAGGCCATCACCGCCAGCCCGTGGTTCCGCTGGACCTACCAGGCGCCGATCCCGCCGCTGAGCCAGGCGATCTGGGAAGGCGCCGTCGGCGTGTTCGTCAACGGCACCACCCGCTTCAACAATCCGCTCTGGACCATGCAGGCCGAGTTCTTCGGCTCGGTGCTGATCTACGGCTCCTATGCCGTGCTGCGGGGGCATGCGCGGCCATGG contains:
- a CDS encoding Re/Si-specific NAD(P)(+) transhydrogenase subunit alpha is translated as MRLSILKEDLSVEPRVGGTPDTVKRYVGLGAEVVVASGAGLASGVGDGDYEAAGAQVVADNAAAVAGADVVLSVRRPEASALKGANRGALAIAIMDPYGHEKDLEALAKAGVSAFAMELMPRITRAQVMDVLSSQANLAGYRAVVDAAGEFGRAFPMMMTAAGTVPAARVFVMGAGVAGLQAVATARRLGAVVSATDVRPAAKEQVESLGGKFIAVEDEEFKQAETAGGYAKQMSAEYQAKQAALVASHIAKQDVVITTALIPGRPAPKLVSGEMVASMKPGSVVIDLAVERGGNVEGAVPGEVVTTANGVKIVGHLNVPGRLAATASQLYAKNLYAFVETLIDKGTKSLAVKWEDELVKATLLTRDGAVVHPGFKPQGAGDAASAA
- the pyc gene encoding pyruvate carboxylase — its product is MTRTIRKLLVANRSEIAIRVFRAATELGISTVAIHAEEDKLSLHRFKADEAYLVGRGPWLPKPLGPIDAYLSIDEVIRVAKEAKVDAIHPGYGFLSESPEFAEACEEAGIVFIGPKPATMRTLGNKVAARNLAISVGVPVMPATDPLPDDPAFILEAARKVGYPVMLKASWGGGGRGMRPIESEDKLLDAVTTAKREAKAAFGKDEVYLEKLVRRARHVEVQILGDTHGNLVHVYERDCSIQRRNQKVIERAPAPYVDEATRKGLTDAALAIGRATDYIGAGTVEFLMDADTGAFYFIEVNPRIQVEHTVTEVVTGLDLIKAQIKILEGGHIGSVAETGIPPQEEIRLNGHAMQCRITTEDPENNFIPDYGRITAYRGAMGFGIRVDGGTAYSGAVVTRFYDPMLEKVTAWAPSSEEVIARMYRALREYRIRGVATNLPFLENVLTHPDFTACRYTTRFIDTTPELFDFGGRRDRATKLLAWIADVTVNGHPEVKGRAKPSATARIPEPPAFLAEPAPGTRQLLDQLGPKAFADWMLAQKRVLVTDTTMRDAHQSLLATRMRGYDIARIADSYARGLPGLLSLECWGGAAFDVSMRFLSEDPWELLAKIREAVPNILTQTLVRGANGVGYANYPDNVVRFFIRQAAEAGMDIFRVFDCLNWIENMRVSIDEALKTGKLVEGAICYAGDLNDPARSKYDLKYYVSMAKELEKTGIHVLGLKDMGGLVKPAAARVLFKALKEEIGLPIHFHTHDTSGVSGASVLAAVEAGVDAVDLAMDAMSGMTSQPCLGSIVEALRGSERDTGLDPEAIRRISFYWEGVRAQYAAFESDLKGPASEVYLHEMPGGQFTNLKEQARSMGLESRWHEVAKAYRDANDLFGDIIKVTPSSKVVGDLALMMVSQGLSAADVLDPRRDVAFPASAVAMLHGEYGQPLGGWPEALQKKALKGEPPITVRYGSLIEDADLEAERAEVSKLLGRTADDRELASYLMYPKVFSDFAPVVAKFGPVSALSTPVFFYGMKSGDETTIEIERGKTLLVRLTAVGETRDDGLVEVFFELNGQPRMVLAVDRAAVPKVAGRRKAEEGNDFHVAAPMPGTISSLGVVSGQEIKIGDVLLTIEAMKMETAIHSPRAGTVQEILVSPGNAIDAKDLLVVLE
- a CDS encoding NAD(P) transhydrogenase subunit alpha codes for the protein MANPAAGDPVAQNAVEGARVAAEVARQAAEAAQAYADAAAQHYAEVAGQVAHAVSGGAIDPFVFRLAIFVLAVFVGYYVVWSVTPALHTPLMSVTNAISSVIVVGALLAVGVDAMSAEGTEWAKGFGFIGLILASVNIFGGFLVTSRMLAMYSKKK
- a CDS encoding extensin family protein, encoding MARGVSWFLVAPLVLLGLSGCKFGLFEQREPWRTEAEERCRAEGRVRPSAFIVEDRAINGAGACGMDHAYRITAFAEGSVEVSPRATLACPMTSAVDRWITQDVQPAAMAWFGQPVVKVKQMSSYSCRRMNGARTGKTSEHAFGNGLDVGGFVLADGREISVRKGWKGAPDEAGFLRTVQAEACERFSVVLAPGSNVYHYDHIHIDLMRRAPGRTTCKPAPQRPRPPNLPVYKAPPYKAPPFGAPWGSRPMSSSPAVEEPVTEQDVEEGYPAEGGYPPEAAAPAPNPYPATSSYPAANPYPAQSAYPAPRPRSTANAAPGWAAPAPRAPAPPVPQEVGEPMVLSPRPADPYGAANPYPANQYPPPAYPPQPAQNYPAPSYPVQNYPAQAAPAPSAYPPPSPYPPASDYPAQQPYPAPAPAPAAAPVRSRPPGVPLPPASVPLAKWLGLDPTPTGSTGNVRSFTTEREFASPIPAPRERAD
- a CDS encoding NAD(P)(+) transhydrogenase (Re/Si-specific) subunit beta, with the protein product MNANLVALLYLVSGVLFILALRGLSSPVTSRRGNLFGMVGMAIAILTTLAASPPSGALGWGLVIGGLAIGGGAGAVIARKIAMTQMPQLVAAFHSLVGLAAVMVAAAALYAPEAFGIGEVGAIHGQALIEMSLGVAIGAITFTGSVIAFAKLNGNMSGKPIMLPGRHVINAGLALLLVVLIGVLVATESHTVFWAIVIVSLVLGGLIIIPIGGADMPVVVSMLNSYSGWAAAGIGFTLGNTALIITGALVGSSGAILSYIMCKGMNRSFISVILGGFGGDTSAAAGGAVETRPVKQGSAEDAAFIMKNASKVIIVPGYGMAVAQAQHALREMADKLKEEGVEVKYAIHPVAGRMPGHMNVLLAEANVPYDEVFELEDINSEFAQADVAFVIGANDVTNPAAKTDPQSPIFGMPILDVEKAKTVLFIKRGMAAGYAGVENELFFRDNTMMLFADAKKMVEDIVKNLAH